A single genomic interval of Sceloporus undulatus isolate JIND9_A2432 ecotype Alabama chromosome 2, SceUnd_v1.1, whole genome shotgun sequence harbors:
- the CDK2 gene encoding cyclin-dependent kinase 2, translating into MENFQKVEKIGEGTYGVVYKAKNKVTGEVVALKKIRLDTETEGVPSTAIREISLLKELNHPNIVKLLDVIHTENKLYLVFEFLHQDLKKFMDSSSSISGVELPLIKSYLFQLLQGLAFCHSHRVLHRDLKPQNLLINAEGAIKLADFGLARAFGVPVRTYTHEVVTLWYRAPEILLGCKYYSTAVDIWSLGCIFAEMLTRRALFPGDSEIDQLFRIFRTLGTPDETVWPGVTSMPDYKSSFPKWARQDFSKVVPPLDEEGRKLLAQMLHYDPNKRISAKTALDHPFFQDVTKAVPHLRL; encoded by the exons atgGAGAACTTCCAGAAAGTGGAGAAGATCGGGGAGGGCACCTACGGCGTGGTCTACAAAGCCAAGAACAAAGTCACCGGCGAAGTGGTCGCTCTCAAAAAGATCCGCCTGGACAC GGAAACAGAGGGAGTCCCAAGCACAGCCATCCGGGAAATCTCACTGCTAAAGGAACTGAACCATCCCAACATTGTCAA ACTGCTGGATGTGATCCATACAGAAAACAAACTCTATTTGGTCTTTGAGTTTCTGCATCAGGACCTAAAGAAGTTCATGGATTCTTCATCTTCAATCAGTGGTGTAGAGTTACCCCTTATCAAG AGTTATCTGTTCCAGCTACTGCAAGGCCTTGCTTTCTGCCACTCGCATCGTGTGCTCCACCGTGACCTGAAACCACAGAACCTCCTCATCAATGCCGAGGGAGCAATAAAACTGGCTGATTTTGGACTTGCTCGTGCATTTGGAGTGCCAGTACGAACTTACACACATGAA GTGGTGACCCTCTGGTATCGTGCTCCAGAAATTCTCCTTGGCTGCAAATATTACTCAACTGCGGTGGATATATGGAGTCTGGGTTGCATCTTTGCTGAGATG TTAACTCGTAGAGCCCTCTTCCCTGGGGATTCAGAAATTGACCAGCTGTTCCGCATATTTCGCACACTGGGCACACCAGATGAAACTGTATGGCCAGGTGTCACTTCCATGCCCGATTACAAGTCCAGTTTTCCTAAGTGGGCCCGGCAAGATTTCAGCAAGGTGGTTCCACCTTTGGATGAAGAAGGCAGGAAGCTTCTGGCG CAAATGCTGCATTATGATCCCAACAAGAGGATCTCAGCCAAGACAGCACTCGACCACCCCTTCTTCCAGGATGTCACAAAAGCTGTGCCACACCTCCGCCTGTGA